Proteins encoded within one genomic window of Ammonifex degensii KC4:
- a CDS encoding Lrp/AsnC family transcriptional regulator — protein sequence MEKEKELLRLLSQNARYSVEELAAMLDLTPQEVSSLIEDLERRRVILGYRALIDWRKVGEEKVTAFIEVKVTPQREVGFDAVAKRIARFPEVKNIRLVSGTYDLAVEVEGRRLEEVASFVATRLAPMEGVVSTTTHFMLKPYKIDGELVEDVEEVQRLVVSP from the coding sequence GTGGAAAAGGAGAAGGAGCTTTTGCGGCTTTTGAGCCAGAACGCCCGCTACTCGGTGGAGGAGCTCGCTGCCATGCTGGACCTCACGCCGCAGGAGGTCTCCTCCCTCATAGAGGATCTGGAGCGGCGGCGGGTGATCCTGGGCTACCGGGCCCTCATCGATTGGCGGAAAGTAGGGGAGGAGAAGGTGACCGCTTTTATCGAGGTGAAGGTGACCCCGCAGCGGGAAGTGGGGTTCGACGCGGTGGCGAAGCGCATAGCGCGCTTCCCGGAGGTGAAGAACATACGTCTGGTCTCCGGCACCTACGACCTGGCGGTGGAGGTGGAGGGGCGGCGCCTAGAGGAGGTAGCCTCCTTCGTGGCTACCCGGCTGGCTCCCATGGAGGGCGTGGTTAGCACCACCACCCACTTCATGCTGAAGCCCTACAAGATCGACGGGGAGCTGGTAGAGGACGTCGAGGAGGTACAGAGGCTGGTGGTGTCGCCATGA
- a CDS encoding aminotransferase class I/II-fold pyridoxal phosphate-dependent enzyme yields the protein MKSWEEYLNPQVASLPPSGIRRFFDLAAEMTGVISLGVGEPDFVTPWRIREACIYALERGYTMYTSNRGMKELRVAIARYLEDAFKLRYDPEKEILVTVGVSEALDLALRALLKPGDEVLIPDPAYVSYVPCTVLAGGVPVLLPTRMEEGFKITAEQVEKAVTSRTKVLLLAYPNNPTGAVLNRRELGEIAEVVKARDLLVISDEIYAQLTYEGEHVSIASLPGMRERTVVLQGFSKAFAMTGWRLGYAVGNETFIGAMTKIHQYTMLCAPITAQMAALEALKNGLEDMRQMVAQYAYRRRLVVNAFKEMGLPCPEPKGAFYAFPYVGGTGMSEEEFCEKLLLEEKVAVVPGTAFGPSGRGHIRCSFAASVKDLTEAFRRMKEFLRRHGVKGRPSVVVLGK from the coding sequence ATGAAGAGCTGGGAAGAGTACTTGAATCCCCAGGTGGCTTCCCTTCCCCCTTCGGGCATCCGCCGCTTCTTCGACCTGGCGGCAGAGATGACAGGGGTGATCTCCTTGGGCGTGGGGGAGCCCGACTTTGTCACCCCCTGGCGCATAAGGGAAGCTTGCATCTACGCCCTGGAGCGGGGCTACACCATGTACACCTCCAACCGGGGGATGAAGGAGCTGCGGGTGGCCATCGCGCGTTACCTGGAGGACGCCTTCAAGCTCCGCTATGATCCGGAAAAAGAGATCCTGGTCACCGTGGGAGTGAGCGAAGCCCTGGACCTGGCCCTGCGGGCCTTGCTTAAGCCCGGAGACGAGGTTCTGATCCCCGACCCGGCCTATGTCTCCTATGTTCCCTGCACCGTGCTGGCCGGGGGGGTGCCGGTCCTGCTCCCCACCCGCATGGAGGAAGGGTTCAAGATCACCGCCGAGCAGGTGGAAAAGGCCGTAACTTCCCGCACTAAAGTGCTTTTGCTGGCCTATCCCAACAACCCTACTGGGGCAGTGCTGAACCGGCGGGAGCTGGGGGAGATAGCCGAGGTGGTCAAAGCACGTGACCTCCTGGTCATCTCGGACGAGATTTACGCGCAGCTCACTTACGAGGGGGAGCATGTCTCCATCGCCTCTCTCCCTGGTATGAGGGAGCGCACCGTGGTGCTCCAAGGATTCTCCAAGGCCTTTGCCATGACCGGCTGGCGTCTGGGGTATGCTGTCGGAAACGAGACCTTTATCGGGGCCATGACCAAGATCCACCAGTACACCATGCTCTGCGCCCCCATAACCGCCCAGATGGCCGCCCTGGAGGCGCTCAAAAACGGCCTGGAGGACATGCGGCAGATGGTGGCCCAGTACGCCTACCGCCGTCGTCTGGTGGTGAACGCCTTTAAAGAGATGGGGCTTCCCTGCCCCGAGCCTAAAGGTGCTTTCTACGCCTTCCCCTATGTGGGGGGAACGGGGATGAGTGAAGAAGAGTTTTGCGAGAAACTACTCTTGGAGGAGAAGGTAGCAGTGGTGCCGGGTACAGCCTTCGGCCCCTCCGGCCGGGGGCACATCCGCTGTTCCTTCGCCGCCTCGGTAAAGGATCTCACGGAGGCCTTCCGCCGCATGAAGGAGTTTCTCCGGCGGCACGGGGTAAAAGGGCGCCCCTCGGTGGTGGTCCTGGGCAAGTGA
- a CDS encoding TolC family protein produces the protein MRRWRLTALGTLLLFVASLFAPFPSWADESPRMTLSLAQAVQLAWQNSPDVRAAQAEVDKAWEQRKDAADVVEKMSYIPATGPNVVPYADQAWVGLLMADANWQIAKKDLEDKKQYLAMQVAQAYYDVLAAQAEYDRQQQQLRLAEQDLTVARAGYWAGTATLFDLSPKEAQVEGSRKAVAAAKEALDKAYVVLNRLVGLPSDARPVLTDQPPRENLVVYSLDAEVARAIDSSAALFKAKKAVDIARWQVDYPYATGKYLKYNIATADLTVSEQNLQSAQDQLKERVLTTYRDIRALEEQIQRMEAQVKAAEDQVKKARLFYEVGMATKLDLEKAETALVDARAQLENLYCQHASALAGWNYLTGRPVVS, from the coding sequence ATGCGGCGCTGGCGATTAACTGCCCTGGGGACCCTGCTCCTGTTCGTCGCCTCTCTTTTCGCGCCCTTTCCGTCCTGGGCTGACGAGAGTCCCCGGATGACCTTGAGCCTGGCCCAGGCGGTACAGCTCGCCTGGCAGAACTCCCCCGACGTCCGCGCCGCCCAGGCCGAAGTGGATAAGGCTTGGGAGCAGCGCAAGGACGCGGCCGACGTAGTAGAGAAAATGAGCTACATTCCTGCCACCGGCCCTAACGTGGTGCCATACGCCGATCAGGCCTGGGTAGGCCTTCTGATGGCCGATGCCAACTGGCAGATAGCCAAGAAAGACCTGGAAGACAAAAAGCAGTACCTGGCCATGCAGGTGGCGCAGGCTTACTACGATGTGCTGGCGGCTCAGGCAGAGTATGATAGGCAGCAACAGCAGTTGCGCTTGGCCGAGCAGGACCTCACCGTAGCCCGGGCTGGGTACTGGGCCGGCACCGCCACCCTTTTCGACCTCAGCCCCAAGGAGGCCCAGGTGGAAGGGAGCCGCAAAGCCGTAGCGGCAGCCAAGGAAGCACTGGACAAAGCCTACGTTGTCTTAAATCGCCTGGTGGGTCTCCCTTCCGATGCCCGTCCCGTCTTGACCGACCAGCCGCCGCGTGAGAACCTGGTGGTCTATAGCTTGGATGCCGAAGTGGCCCGAGCGATAGACTCTTCTGCCGCCCTTTTCAAGGCTAAAAAGGCAGTGGACATAGCCCGCTGGCAAGTGGACTACCCCTATGCCACAGGCAAGTACCTCAAGTACAACATCGCCACCGCTGATCTGACGGTAAGCGAGCAGAACCTCCAGTCGGCCCAGGACCAGCTGAAAGAGAGGGTGCTCACCACTTACCGGGATATCCGAGCTCTGGAGGAGCAAATCCAGAGGATGGAGGCGCAGGTGAAGGCGGCAGAGGATCAGGTGAAGAAGGCTAGGCTCTTCTACGAAGTGGGTATGGCCACCAAGCTGGATCTAGAAAAGGCCGAGACTGCCTTGGTCGACGCCCGCGCTCAACTCGAAAACCTCTACTGCCAGCACGCCAGTGCCCTGGCCGGGTGGAACTACCTCACCGGCCGCCCGGTAGTGAGTTAG
- a CDS encoding CTP synthase: MSKYIFVTGGVVSSLGKGVTAASLGCLLKSRGLKVMMQKLDPYINVDPGTMSPFQHGEVFVTEDGAETDLDLGHYERFIDTDLNRSCNVTAGGIYWSVITKERRGDYLGSTVQVIPHVTNEIKERICAVGRDSGADVVIVEIGGTVGDIESLPFLEAIRQLRSDLGRENTLYIHVTLVPYLRGARELKTKPTQHSVKELRSIGIQPDVIVCRSEMPLGEDLVRKIALFCDVEPRAVIQAVDVPSIYEIPLRLEEQGLGEYVVERLGLPARPPELEAWREMVHRLYHPRYEVPIALVGKYVDLRDAYFSVVQALVHAGCAHNARVKICWVSAEDLEKNPPSLYLEGVGGILVPGGFGERGVEGKIAAIRYARENRIPFLGICLGMQLAVVEFARSVAGLALAHSAEFDPQTPHPVIDLLPEQRGVTDKGGTMRLGGYPCRIVPGTKAYDAYGVSETRERHRHRYEFNNDYRHILAEKGLVLSGLSPDGRLVEIVELPNHPWFVATQFHPEFKSRPARPHPLFRDFVGASLALAGREVEEEEKVCTGEF, encoded by the coding sequence ATGAGTAAGTACATCTTTGTCACCGGAGGCGTGGTCTCTTCCCTGGGCAAAGGTGTAACGGCGGCCTCTTTGGGCTGCCTTTTGAAGAGCCGGGGTCTTAAGGTGATGATGCAGAAGCTCGACCCTTACATCAACGTGGACCCCGGCACCATGAGCCCCTTTCAGCACGGGGAGGTCTTCGTCACCGAAGACGGGGCGGAAACCGATTTAGACCTCGGCCACTACGAGCGCTTCATCGACACCGACCTCAACCGTTCCTGCAACGTCACGGCCGGCGGCATTTACTGGTCGGTGATCACCAAGGAGCGCCGAGGGGATTACTTGGGGAGTACGGTTCAGGTAATCCCCCACGTGACCAACGAGATAAAGGAGCGCATCTGCGCCGTGGGGCGCGACTCGGGGGCCGACGTGGTGATCGTGGAAATAGGGGGGACGGTAGGCGACATCGAGTCCCTCCCCTTTCTGGAGGCCATACGTCAGTTAAGAAGCGACCTGGGCAGGGAGAACACCCTCTACATCCATGTCACCCTGGTTCCTTACCTACGCGGGGCACGGGAGCTCAAGACCAAACCCACCCAGCACAGCGTAAAAGAGCTCAGGAGCATAGGTATCCAACCCGACGTCATCGTATGCCGCTCGGAAATGCCCCTGGGGGAAGACCTCGTCCGCAAGATTGCCCTCTTCTGCGACGTGGAACCGCGGGCAGTGATCCAGGCTGTGGACGTTCCTTCCATCTACGAGATACCTTTACGGCTGGAGGAGCAGGGGTTGGGGGAGTACGTGGTGGAGAGGCTGGGACTGCCAGCTCGGCCCCCGGAGCTAGAGGCCTGGCGGGAGATGGTGCACCGCCTCTACCACCCCCGCTACGAAGTGCCTATAGCCCTGGTGGGGAAGTACGTAGACCTGCGGGACGCTTACTTCAGCGTGGTGCAGGCGCTGGTCCACGCCGGATGCGCGCACAACGCCCGGGTAAAGATCTGCTGGGTAAGTGCCGAAGACCTGGAAAAGAATCCTCCATCCCTCTATCTCGAGGGAGTGGGAGGGATCTTAGTTCCCGGCGGCTTCGGCGAGCGCGGGGTGGAGGGGAAGATAGCGGCCATCCGCTACGCCCGGGAAAACCGCATTCCTTTCTTAGGTATTTGCCTGGGCATGCAGCTGGCGGTGGTGGAGTTTGCCCGCTCGGTAGCGGGGTTGGCTTTGGCACACAGCGCCGAGTTCGACCCCCAGACACCTCACCCGGTCATCGACCTTTTGCCGGAGCAGCGGGGGGTGACCGATAAGGGCGGGACCATGCGCCTGGGAGGCTACCCCTGCCGCATCGTGCCCGGCACCAAAGCGTACGATGCCTACGGCGTTAGTGAGACGCGGGAGCGGCACCGGCACCGCTACGAGTTCAACAACGACTACCGACATATCCTAGCAGAAAAGGGGCTGGTCCTAAGTGGCCTTTCCCCCGACGGGCGCCTGGTGGAGATAGTGGAGCTTCCTAACCATCCTTGGTTTGTAGCTACCCAGTTTCACCCCGAGTTTAAGTCCCGCCCTGCCCGGCCCCATCCCCTCTTCCGCGACTTCGTAGGGGCCAGCTTAGCCCTGGCCGGCCGGGAAGTCGAAGAGGAGGAGAAGGTTTGCACAGGCGAATTTTAG
- a CDS encoding ISLre2 family transposase, whose translation MQIIKQIWEKFQRVAELMFEVLENGIDFISFQERLRRELDSLGQEILREVLEAKDAYLREHREKRPGWQVERRNDPKEVLTLFGLVSYKRTYYRHKETGERAYLIDRLVGYGPHTRVDPLVKAQVLEEAVELSYRKSGERAGKGNPEVVLSGEAVKKVVHNFTPAELPEPPKEKRRVKVLYVEADEDHVAGQDKKSHLPRLVYIHEGKEEVGKGRYKLKRPYYLGGLYPDTDELWLDVLTYIEEHYELHDIERIYLCGDGDRWIKRGLEFLPKSVFVLDLFHLDKYLVAALGKDKEAYGEIWAALRRGDRVGVEKVLKGAARQAETPGRRKAVRDCRRYINQNWEGITAYRLYPEAQLGVSAEAHVSHLYSARLSSRPMAWSACGVDRMARLRVAKANGVSLREQYVARWREGLKALEIDKAAIEEERQRLRKVSGEVFENIPALRGPVTSLTRALKALSRNIGLLW comes from the coding sequence TTGCAGATTATAAAACAGATTTGGGAGAAGTTCCAGAGGGTAGCGGAGCTAATGTTTGAGGTATTAGAGAACGGGATTGATTTTATAAGCTTTCAGGAGAGGCTCCGGCGGGAACTCGACAGCTTAGGGCAAGAGATCCTGAGGGAAGTTCTGGAGGCAAAAGACGCTTATTTACGGGAGCACCGGGAAAAGCGGCCTGGCTGGCAAGTAGAGCGGAGGAATGATCCCAAGGAAGTGCTCACCCTTTTCGGTCTGGTCAGCTACAAGCGGACCTATTACCGGCACAAAGAGACTGGGGAGCGGGCATACTTAATAGACCGTTTGGTGGGTTACGGGCCGCATACGCGGGTTGACCCTCTGGTCAAGGCACAAGTTTTAGAAGAAGCAGTAGAGCTTTCTTACCGGAAAAGTGGGGAAAGGGCAGGAAAAGGCAACCCGGAGGTTGTGCTGAGTGGTGAGGCTGTGAAAAAGGTAGTTCACAACTTCACCCCTGCAGAACTGCCCGAACCACCCAAAGAGAAGCGCCGGGTGAAGGTCCTTTACGTAGAAGCGGACGAAGACCACGTAGCTGGCCAGGACAAGAAGAGCCACCTACCTCGTCTTGTTTACATACACGAAGGGAAAGAAGAGGTGGGGAAAGGGCGGTATAAGCTTAAGCGGCCTTACTACCTGGGAGGGCTATATCCGGACACGGATGAACTGTGGCTGGACGTTCTAACCTACATTGAGGAGCATTATGAGCTACACGATATTGAGCGGATCTATCTTTGTGGAGACGGGGACAGGTGGATAAAGAGGGGTCTGGAGTTTTTACCGAAGAGCGTATTTGTTCTGGACCTTTTCCACCTGGATAAATACCTCGTGGCCGCTTTAGGAAAGGACAAAGAGGCATATGGAGAGATTTGGGCAGCCTTGAGGCGTGGTGATCGGGTGGGGGTAGAGAAGGTACTGAAGGGAGCGGCGAGGCAGGCGGAGACACCTGGCCGGAGGAAGGCGGTGCGTGATTGTCGGCGCTACATAAATCAGAACTGGGAGGGGATAACGGCATACCGGCTTTACCCGGAGGCGCAGTTAGGGGTGAGCGCGGAGGCTCACGTAAGCCACCTGTACTCGGCGCGGTTGTCGTCGCGGCCGATGGCCTGGAGTGCTTGTGGGGTAGACCGGATGGCCCGGTTGCGGGTGGCGAAGGCGAATGGTGTTTCCTTGCGGGAACAATATGTGGCCCGATGGAGGGAGGGCTTAAAGGCTTTAGAGATCGATAAGGCAGCCATTGAGGAAGAGAGGCAGAGGCTAAGGAAAGTATCGGGTGAGGTGTTCGAGAATATTCCCGCTTTGCGGGGTCCGGTAACGTCATTAACCAGAGCCCTCAAAGCTTTGAGCCGGAACATCGGTCTTCTCTGGTAG
- the sppA gene encoding signal peptide peptidase SppA, translated as MHRRILGGTILAVIFLSLVLAAVWGRSRERGVGLGEGKIGLIYLTGVIAGEGGASPLFGSTADVRGVIEALGRAEEDPSIKAVVLRIDSPGGSAAASQEISDAVRRVQKAGKKVVVSMGDTAASGAYWVAAGADKIVALPSTITGSIGVIFETANLSGLYHKLGIQKEILKSGPFKDMGSESRPLTPEERAILQGMVDDIYQQFVDHVAQGRHLPRQKVLELADGRVFTGRQAKELGLVDELGDLHTAVQEAAHLAGIKGKPEVVELGKAAWFRRFFGGFLDSLLLPRFQEGGLKS; from the coding sequence TTGCACAGGCGAATTTTAGGCGGGACTATCTTAGCGGTGATCTTTCTCTCCCTGGTCCTGGCAGCCGTCTGGGGGCGTAGCCGGGAAAGAGGAGTAGGCTTAGGGGAAGGAAAGATAGGGCTTATCTACCTCACCGGCGTTATAGCCGGGGAAGGAGGGGCTTCCCCCCTCTTCGGCAGCACGGCCGACGTGCGGGGGGTGATCGAGGCTCTGGGCCGAGCTGAAGAGGACCCCTCCATCAAGGCGGTGGTGCTGCGCATTGACAGCCCGGGAGGGAGTGCGGCGGCCAGCCAGGAGATAAGTGACGCCGTGCGCCGGGTGCAGAAGGCGGGGAAGAAAGTGGTGGTTTCCATGGGGGATACCGCTGCCTCGGGGGCCTACTGGGTGGCGGCGGGGGCGGATAAGATCGTGGCCCTTCCCTCCACCATTACCGGCAGCATCGGGGTCATATTCGAAACCGCCAATCTTTCCGGCCTTTACCACAAGTTGGGGATACAGAAGGAAATCCTGAAGAGCGGGCCCTTTAAAGATATGGGTAGTGAAAGCCGCCCCTTGACGCCGGAGGAACGGGCCATCCTGCAGGGCATGGTGGACGACATCTACCAGCAGTTCGTGGACCACGTGGCTCAGGGGAGGCATCTTCCCCGGCAGAAGGTCTTGGAGCTGGCCGACGGCCGGGTCTTCACCGGCAGGCAGGCCAAAGAGCTGGGCCTGGTGGATGAACTAGGCGATCTCCACACGGCGGTGCAGGAGGCGGCTCATCTGGCAGGAATAAAGGGGAAGCCAGAGGTGGTGGAACTCGGCAAAGCGGCCTGGTTCCGGCGCTTCTTCGGCGGTTTCTTAGACAGCCTGCTGCTTCCCCGCTTTCAGGAAGGGGGTTTAAAGTCTTGA
- a CDS encoding DUF1934 domain-containing protein, whose translation MKGTEVWIKVEGTRTDETGERETIVFETQGRLYRRGEAYYLFYQESELAGMEGTTTTLKLEPGRVTLNRMGSVSQKQVFEEGKVDRGEYTTPFGRMPCEVRPSRVEVSLTANGGHINLEYELLLAYQSLGFQVLRITIREAR comes from the coding sequence GTGAAGGGAACCGAGGTCTGGATAAAGGTAGAGGGGACGCGCACGGACGAGACCGGCGAGCGGGAAACCATTGTCTTTGAGACCCAGGGGAGGCTTTACCGGCGGGGAGAGGCGTACTACCTCTTTTACCAGGAGTCGGAGCTGGCGGGGATGGAGGGAACCACCACCACTTTAAAGCTTGAGCCCGGGCGGGTCACGCTCAACCGCATGGGCAGCGTGAGCCAGAAGCAGGTCTTCGAAGAGGGGAAGGTCGACCGAGGAGAGTACACCACCCCCTTTGGCCGTATGCCGTGCGAGGTCAGGCCCAGCCGGGTGGAAGTCAGCTTGACAGCCAACGGTGGGCACATTAACCTAGAATATGAATTGCTGCTGGCCTACCAGTCCTTAGGTTTCCAGGTGCTGCGTATCACCATAAGGGAGGCAAGATAG
- the argS gene encoding arginine--tRNA ligase gives MAQASLRQEIREVLRQGLEKALAVTRSALSLPTTSLPPATLEVPREEGFGDFTTNLAFKLASRAGKPPREVAALLAEHFPSDASPYLDRLEVAGAGYLNFYLKPHWLEEALREILLKGEDYGRQDLGRRRKVNVEFVSANPTGLLHMGNARGAALGDSIAALLAFCGFEVTREYYINDAGYQIERFAASLEARYRQAFGEDVPVPPDGYHGQDLVETVKRFISEHGDRYLHTSPEERREALVRFAIREKLEAIRNSLENFGVHFDVWFSEQELHASGKVAETIEELKRRGATYEKEGALWFRASAYGAPKDDVLVRANGLPTYFAADIAYHRNKLERGFEWMINLWGADHHGHVPRLKAALQALGYDPERLTVIIMQLVRLTRGGEAVRMSKRAGEYVTLDDLLAEVGKDAARYFFVWRSADAHLDFDLELAKAQSMENPVYYIQYAHARIASLFRQLAERGKSLPPPEKIDFSFLREPEERRLMYKLALFPEEVEGAALNLAPHRLAAYLHDLSSLFHSFYNEHRIIGAGSGLEEARLGLAAATQLVLRQGLKLLGISAPERM, from the coding sequence TTGGCTCAGGCTTCTCTCAGACAGGAAATAAGGGAGGTCCTCCGTCAAGGCTTAGAAAAGGCCTTGGCGGTAACCAGATCGGCCTTATCCCTTCCTACAACTTCTCTTCCTCCTGCCACTTTGGAAGTTCCTCGGGAGGAAGGATTCGGTGACTTCACTACCAATCTGGCCTTCAAGCTGGCCAGTCGGGCAGGCAAGCCCCCGCGCGAGGTGGCGGCCCTTCTTGCCGAGCACTTTCCTTCCGACGCTTCCCCTTACCTGGATAGGTTAGAGGTGGCCGGGGCGGGCTATCTCAACTTCTATCTTAAGCCCCACTGGCTGGAGGAGGCCCTGCGGGAGATTCTGCTGAAAGGGGAAGATTACGGACGACAGGATTTGGGTAGGCGCCGGAAGGTGAACGTGGAGTTCGTGAGCGCCAATCCCACCGGTCTCTTACACATGGGCAACGCACGGGGCGCGGCGCTGGGCGACAGCATCGCCGCGCTTCTCGCTTTCTGCGGCTTCGAGGTCACGCGCGAATACTACATTAACGATGCCGGCTACCAGATCGAGCGCTTCGCCGCTTCTTTGGAGGCTCGCTACCGTCAAGCTTTCGGCGAGGACGTCCCCGTTCCTCCCGACGGCTATCACGGCCAGGACTTGGTGGAGACGGTGAAGCGCTTCATCAGCGAGCACGGCGACAGGTATCTGCACACCTCCCCAGAGGAGCGGCGGGAGGCGCTGGTAAGGTTCGCCATAAGGGAAAAGCTGGAAGCTATAAGGAATAGCCTGGAAAATTTTGGCGTGCATTTCGACGTGTGGTTTTCCGAGCAGGAACTGCACGCGAGCGGTAAGGTAGCTGAAACCATCGAAGAACTCAAGCGGCGCGGGGCCACTTATGAGAAGGAGGGGGCCTTGTGGTTCAGGGCCAGCGCCTACGGTGCCCCCAAGGATGACGTGCTGGTGCGGGCCAACGGCCTACCCACCTACTTTGCCGCCGACATAGCTTATCACCGGAACAAGCTGGAGCGCGGCTTCGAGTGGATGATCAACCTGTGGGGGGCGGACCACCACGGCCACGTCCCGCGCCTCAAGGCGGCCTTGCAGGCCCTAGGCTACGACCCCGAGCGCCTTACCGTCATCATCATGCAGCTGGTGCGCCTCACCCGTGGAGGGGAGGCGGTGCGCATGTCCAAGCGGGCCGGGGAGTACGTCACTTTAGACGACCTGCTGGCGGAGGTAGGGAAAGACGCGGCCCGCTACTTCTTCGTGTGGCGCAGCGCCGACGCCCACCTCGATTTTGACCTGGAGCTGGCCAAAGCTCAGAGCATGGAAAATCCCGTTTACTACATCCAGTACGCCCATGCCCGCATCGCCAGCCTCTTCCGGCAGCTGGCGGAGAGAGGGAAAAGTCTCCCTCCACCGGAGAAGATAGACTTCTCTTTCCTGCGGGAGCCGGAGGAGAGGCGGCTCATGTACAAACTGGCCCTCTTCCCGGAGGAAGTGGAGGGAGCGGCTCTGAACCTGGCTCCTCACCGGCTGGCCGCCTATCTTCACGACCTGAGCTCCCTCTTCCACTCCTTTTATAACGAGCACCGGATAATCGGGGCCGGTTCTGGCCTGGAGGAGGCCCGGCTGGGGCTGGCGGCGGCCACTCAGTTGGTGTTGCGGCAGGGCCTTAAACTTTTAGGAATCTCGGCACCGGAGCGGATGTAG